Proteins encoded in a region of the Triticum dicoccoides isolate Atlit2015 ecotype Zavitan chromosome 3A, WEW_v2.0, whole genome shotgun sequence genome:
- the LOC119270649 gene encoding PH, RCC1 and FYVE domains-containing protein 1-like isoform X2, which translates to MPTKVAASDVIRVSTSSAPSTSSHGSAQDDYESSGDVYVWGEVICESSARAGSDAVIKSAVRQDVLLPKPLESHLVLDVYHVDCGVKHAALVTKNGEVFTWGEESGGRLGHGSREDYARPSLVNSLAVSNVDFVACGEFHTCAVTTAGELYTWGDGTHNIGLLGHGTDISHWIPKRISGALDGLQVAYVSCGTWHTALITTSGQLFTFGDGTFGVLGHGNRESISCPREVESLSGLRTIAVACGVWHTAAVVEVIVTQSSSSLSSGKLFTWGDGDKHRLGHGDKEPRVKPTCVASLIDYDFHRIACGHGLTVGLTTSGQVWSMGNTVYGQLGNPRSDGKLPCLVEEIMGEQVVQVACGSYHVAVLTVKSEVFTWGKGANGRLGHGDIDDRKIPTLVEALRDRAVRHISCGANFTAAICQHKLMPGAEQSQCTSCRQPFGFTRKRHNCHNCGHVHCNACTSRKVLRAALAPNPGKPYRVCDSCFLKLNNAIDSSAINKRKDTVPRYSGESNSDSTKLAKAIIPSNLDMIRSLDSKAAKQGKKTDALSFLRSPQMSSLLQLRDIALSGGPDLNRPVPRPTRTPAVRSVNTSRAVSPFSRKPSPPRSTTPVPTTHGLSIAKSATDNLTKKNEMLNQEVERLRGQVDSLRHRCEAQELELQKSAKKVQEAMTLVAEESAKSKAAKEVIKALTAQLKDMAERLPPDDGNDAKQSQFPNGIESHASIYSSMDLDSVHQSRNESINALNVPSLNTGRSLHPNGISGQQRSPGVNENNEVSAHRHRVSSPHDGALSNRRAHSSSDELFASSRRAADSASMDTMSLQNGEDGYRSREGTLQPKTVRRASSGELVEREP; encoded by the exons ATGCCCACCAAAGTGGCTGCTTCAGATGTCATCAGAGTAAGCACTTCAAGTGCCCCCAGCACATCGAGCCACGGTTCCGCGCAAGATGACTATGAATCGTCAGGCGACGTGTATGTGTGGGGTGAAGTTATCTGTGAAAGCTCTGCCAGGGCTGGTTCTGATGCGGTAATCAAGTCGGCTGTGAGGCAGGATGTCCTGCTACCGAAGCCTTTGGAGTCCCATTTAGTTCTTGATGTGTATCATGTGGACTGCGGGGTCAAGCATGCTGCTTTGGTCACCAAGAATGGGGAAGTCTTCACATGGGGTGAAGAGTCTGGAGGACGGCTTGGTCATGGATCACGAGAAGATTATGCTCGCCCCAGCCTTGTCAATTCATTAGCGGTTTCCAACGTGGATTTCGTTGCTTGTGGGGAGTTCCATACCTGTGCTGTGACAACAGCTGGGGAACTGTATACCTGGGGAGATGGAACGCACAACATTGGGCTTTTGGGCCATGGTACTGACATAAGCCACTGGATTCCTAAAAGGATTTCAGGAGCACTGGACGGTCTGCAAGTTGCTTATGTTTCTTGTGGAACCTGGCATACAGCCTTGATTACAACAAGTGGCCAGTTATTTACCTTTGGTGATGGTACTTTTGGAGTTTTAGGCCATGGAAACCGAGAAAGTATTTCATGTCCGAGGGAGGTCGAGTCTTTATCGGGGCTCAGAACAATTGCTGTCGCCTGTGGTGTGTGGCACACTGCAGCTGTTGTAGAAGTTATAGTGACTCAGTCTAGTTCAAGTTTATCTTCTGGAAAGCTCTTCACATGGGGAGATGGCGACAAACATCGACTTGGTCATGGTGACAAGGAACCACGAGTTAAGCCGACATGTGTGGCTTCACTCATTGATTACGATTTTCACAGGATAGCATGCGGCCATGGCCTTACTGTGGGTCTGACAACATCTGGACAGGTTTGGAGCATGGGTAATACTGTTTATGGCCAGCTTGGAAATCCTCGCTCAGATGGTAAGCTCCCATGTTTAGTCGAAGAGATTATGGGTGAACAGGTTGTTCAAGTTGCTTGTGGTTCCTACCATGTTGCGGTTTTAACAGTTAAGAGTGAAGTTTTTACATGGGGAAAAGGAGCCAATGGAAGGTTGGGCCATGGAGATATAGACGACAGGAAAATACCTACGCTGGTTGAAGCCTTACGAGACAGAGCTGTTCGGCACATTTCCTGTGGTGCGAACTTCACAGCGGCCATATGCCAACATAAGTTGATGCCAGGAGCGGAGCAGTCGCAATGCACCTCATGTAGGCAACCATTTGGGTTTACCCGGAAGAGGCATAACTGCCATAATTGCGGACATGTCCATTGCAATGCGTGCACTTCGCGAAAGGTGTTGAGGGCAGCGTTGGCTCCCAATCCTGGAAAGCCTTACCGTGTTTGTGATTCTTGTTTTCTGAAACTGAACAATGCCATTGACTCCAGTGCAATTAATAAGAGGAAAGATACCGTGCCTCGCTACTCAGGCGAAAGCAATTCTGATAGTACTAAATTAGCTAAAGCAATTATCCCTAGTAATTTGGATATGATTAGAAGTTTGGATAGCAAGGCAGCAAAACAAGGGAAGAAAACAGACGCTCTTTCATTTCTTCGGTCTCCTCAAATGAGTTCACTTCTTCAGTTGAGGGATATTGCTTTATCTGGTGGGCCTGATCTGAACAGACCAGTTCCAAGACCAACTCGCACACCAGCAGTTCGATCGGTAAATACTTCCAGGGCTGTCTCCCCTTTCTCTCGTAAGCCTAGTCCGCCACGTTCTACCACACCAGTTCCGACAACTCATGGCCTTTCTATTGCGAAAAGTGCTACTGATAATCTTACGAAAAAGAACGAGATGTTAAATCAGGAAGTTGAAAGACTCCGCGGACAG GTCGATAGTCTGAGGCACCGGTGTGAGGCTCAAGAACTTGAGCTACAGAAGTCTGCTAAGAAAGTACAAGAGGCCATGACTCTGGTTGCAGAGGAGTCTGCGAAGTCCAAAGCTGCTAAGGAAGTCATAAAAGCCCTAACAGCACAG CTCAAGGACATGGCTGAAAGACTGCCTCCAGATGATGGCAACGATGCAAAGCAGTCACAGTTCCCAAACGGAATCGAGTCTCATGCTTCCATTTACTCTAGCATGGATTTGGATTCAGTTCACCAGTCACGGAATGAGTCTATCAATGCATTGAACGTGCCTAGCCTGAACACTGGACGATCCTTGCACCCAAATGGAATCTCAGGTCAGCAGAGATCGCCGGGTGTTAATGAAAACAATGAAGTGAGTGCTCACAGACACAGGGTTTCAAGCCCCCATGACGGCGCACTTTCGAATCGAAGAGCGCACAGCAGTAGTGATGAATTATTCGCCTCAAGCCGCAGAGCGGCTGATAGTGCTAGCATGGATACTATGTCCCTCCAAAATGGCGAGGATGGTTACAGATCTCGAG AGGGTACGCTTCAG CCGAAGACGGTTCGGCGAGCATCAAGCGGAGAGCTGGTGGAACGAGAACCATGA
- the LOC119270649 gene encoding PH, RCC1 and FYVE domains-containing protein 1-like isoform X1, with protein MPTKVAASDVIRVSTSSAPSTSSHGSAQDDYESSGDVYVWGEVICESSARAGSDAVIKSAVRQDVLLPKPLESHLVLDVYHVDCGVKHAALVTKNGEVFTWGEESGGRLGHGSREDYARPSLVNSLAVSNVDFVACGEFHTCAVTTAGELYTWGDGTHNIGLLGHGTDISHWIPKRISGALDGLQVAYVSCGTWHTALITTSGQLFTFGDGTFGVLGHGNRESISCPREVESLSGLRTIAVACGVWHTAAVVEVIVTQSSSSLSSGKLFTWGDGDKHRLGHGDKEPRVKPTCVASLIDYDFHRIACGHGLTVGLTTSGQVWSMGNTVYGQLGNPRSDGKLPCLVEEIMGEQVVQVACGSYHVAVLTVKSEVFTWGKGANGRLGHGDIDDRKIPTLVEALRDRAVRHISCGANFTAAICQHKLMPGAEQSQCTSCRQPFGFTRKRHNCHNCGHVHCNACTSRKVLRAALAPNPGKPYRVCDSCFLKLNNAIDSSAINKRKDTVPRYSGESNSDSTKLAKAIIPSNLDMIRSLDSKAAKQGKKTDALSFLRSPQMSSLLQLRDIALSGGPDLNRPVPRPTRTPAVRSVNTSRAVSPFSRKPSPPRSTTPVPTTHGLSIAKSATDNLTKKNEMLNQEVERLRGQVDSLRHRCEAQELELQKSAKKVQEAMTLVAEESAKSKAAKEVIKALTAQLKDMAERLPPDDGNDAKQSQFPNGIESHASIYSSMDLDSVHQSRNESINALNVPSLNTGRSLHPNGISGQQRSPGVNENNEVSAHRHRVSSPHDGALSNRRAHSSSDELFASSRRAADSASMDTMSLQNGEDGYRSRGTLSLSSPEVKAEWIEQYEQGVYITLTTLLDGTRDLKRVRFSRRRFGEHQAESWWNENHDKVYERYGVRSSERVSSAASTRSAR; from the exons ATGCCCACCAAAGTGGCTGCTTCAGATGTCATCAGAGTAAGCACTTCAAGTGCCCCCAGCACATCGAGCCACGGTTCCGCGCAAGATGACTATGAATCGTCAGGCGACGTGTATGTGTGGGGTGAAGTTATCTGTGAAAGCTCTGCCAGGGCTGGTTCTGATGCGGTAATCAAGTCGGCTGTGAGGCAGGATGTCCTGCTACCGAAGCCTTTGGAGTCCCATTTAGTTCTTGATGTGTATCATGTGGACTGCGGGGTCAAGCATGCTGCTTTGGTCACCAAGAATGGGGAAGTCTTCACATGGGGTGAAGAGTCTGGAGGACGGCTTGGTCATGGATCACGAGAAGATTATGCTCGCCCCAGCCTTGTCAATTCATTAGCGGTTTCCAACGTGGATTTCGTTGCTTGTGGGGAGTTCCATACCTGTGCTGTGACAACAGCTGGGGAACTGTATACCTGGGGAGATGGAACGCACAACATTGGGCTTTTGGGCCATGGTACTGACATAAGCCACTGGATTCCTAAAAGGATTTCAGGAGCACTGGACGGTCTGCAAGTTGCTTATGTTTCTTGTGGAACCTGGCATACAGCCTTGATTACAACAAGTGGCCAGTTATTTACCTTTGGTGATGGTACTTTTGGAGTTTTAGGCCATGGAAACCGAGAAAGTATTTCATGTCCGAGGGAGGTCGAGTCTTTATCGGGGCTCAGAACAATTGCTGTCGCCTGTGGTGTGTGGCACACTGCAGCTGTTGTAGAAGTTATAGTGACTCAGTCTAGTTCAAGTTTATCTTCTGGAAAGCTCTTCACATGGGGAGATGGCGACAAACATCGACTTGGTCATGGTGACAAGGAACCACGAGTTAAGCCGACATGTGTGGCTTCACTCATTGATTACGATTTTCACAGGATAGCATGCGGCCATGGCCTTACTGTGGGTCTGACAACATCTGGACAGGTTTGGAGCATGGGTAATACTGTTTATGGCCAGCTTGGAAATCCTCGCTCAGATGGTAAGCTCCCATGTTTAGTCGAAGAGATTATGGGTGAACAGGTTGTTCAAGTTGCTTGTGGTTCCTACCATGTTGCGGTTTTAACAGTTAAGAGTGAAGTTTTTACATGGGGAAAAGGAGCCAATGGAAGGTTGGGCCATGGAGATATAGACGACAGGAAAATACCTACGCTGGTTGAAGCCTTACGAGACAGAGCTGTTCGGCACATTTCCTGTGGTGCGAACTTCACAGCGGCCATATGCCAACATAAGTTGATGCCAGGAGCGGAGCAGTCGCAATGCACCTCATGTAGGCAACCATTTGGGTTTACCCGGAAGAGGCATAACTGCCATAATTGCGGACATGTCCATTGCAATGCGTGCACTTCGCGAAAGGTGTTGAGGGCAGCGTTGGCTCCCAATCCTGGAAAGCCTTACCGTGTTTGTGATTCTTGTTTTCTGAAACTGAACAATGCCATTGACTCCAGTGCAATTAATAAGAGGAAAGATACCGTGCCTCGCTACTCAGGCGAAAGCAATTCTGATAGTACTAAATTAGCTAAAGCAATTATCCCTAGTAATTTGGATATGATTAGAAGTTTGGATAGCAAGGCAGCAAAACAAGGGAAGAAAACAGACGCTCTTTCATTTCTTCGGTCTCCTCAAATGAGTTCACTTCTTCAGTTGAGGGATATTGCTTTATCTGGTGGGCCTGATCTGAACAGACCAGTTCCAAGACCAACTCGCACACCAGCAGTTCGATCGGTAAATACTTCCAGGGCTGTCTCCCCTTTCTCTCGTAAGCCTAGTCCGCCACGTTCTACCACACCAGTTCCGACAACTCATGGCCTTTCTATTGCGAAAAGTGCTACTGATAATCTTACGAAAAAGAACGAGATGTTAAATCAGGAAGTTGAAAGACTCCGCGGACAG GTCGATAGTCTGAGGCACCGGTGTGAGGCTCAAGAACTTGAGCTACAGAAGTCTGCTAAGAAAGTACAAGAGGCCATGACTCTGGTTGCAGAGGAGTCTGCGAAGTCCAAAGCTGCTAAGGAAGTCATAAAAGCCCTAACAGCACAG CTCAAGGACATGGCTGAAAGACTGCCTCCAGATGATGGCAACGATGCAAAGCAGTCACAGTTCCCAAACGGAATCGAGTCTCATGCTTCCATTTACTCTAGCATGGATTTGGATTCAGTTCACCAGTCACGGAATGAGTCTATCAATGCATTGAACGTGCCTAGCCTGAACACTGGACGATCCTTGCACCCAAATGGAATCTCAGGTCAGCAGAGATCGCCGGGTGTTAATGAAAACAATGAAGTGAGTGCTCACAGACACAGGGTTTCAAGCCCCCATGACGGCGCACTTTCGAATCGAAGAGCGCACAGCAGTAGTGATGAATTATTCGCCTCAAGCCGCAGAGCGGCTGATAGTGCTAGCATGGATACTATGTCCCTCCAAAATGGCGAGGATGGTTACAGATCTCGAGGTACGTTGTCACTGTCCAGTCCCGAAGTTAAGGCCGAATGGATTGAACAGTATGAACAAGGTGTATACATAACACTGACGACGCTTCTTGATGGGACTCGGGATCTCAAGAGGGTACGCTTCAG CCGAAGACGGTTCGGCGAGCATCAAGCGGAGAGCTGGTGGAACGAGAACCATGACAAGGTCTACGAGCGGTACGGCGTGAGGAGCTCCGAGCGGGTGTCGTCGGCCGCATCGACCCGTTCAGCTCGGTGA
- the LOC119270650 gene encoding protein MITOFERRINLIKE 1, chloroplastic-like yields the protein MPPSSRPREPLSLSLPGAGGRSQDFPSLFSDLTSLLLHHSPAAAATPHGRAPVFSSSTLSIPAPAAPAQAQAQSQPQAPTPLERAAIGACAGAAAGAFTYAALLPLDAVKTRLQAGAASRGSWQVFADILRADGPLGLYRGLSAVILGSATSSAIYFGTCELAKSLLRPHLPPFLVPPLAGASGNISSSAIMVPKELITQRLQSGAAMGRSWQVLLQILQADGFFGLYAGYAATLLRNLPAGVLSYSSFEYLKAFALSKSNAANLTPGESVLCGALAGAISAGLTTPLDVVKTRLMTRVGAAQGSRTVVGTMQEVIAEEGLMGLSRGIGPRVLHSACFAAIGYCAFETARLMILKSYLESCERKAAAETKTGVAAA from the coding sequence atgCCGCCGTCGAGCCGCCCGAGGGAgccgctctccctctcgctcccggGCGCCGGCGGCCGCTCGCAGGACTTCCCCTCGCTCTTCTCCGACCTCACCTCGCTCCTCCTCCAccactcccccgccgccgccgccaccccccacGGCCGCGCCCCGGTCTTCTCCTCCTCCACGCTCTCcatccccgcccccgccgccccggcGCAGGCGCAGGCGCAGTCCCAGCCGCAGGCGCCGACGCCGCTGGAGCGGGCGGCCATCGGGGcgtgcgcgggggcggcggcgggggcctTCACCTACGCGGCGCTGCTGCCGCTCGACGCCGTCAAGACGCGGCTCCAGGCGGGGGCCGCCTCGCGCGGCTCCTGGCAGGTGTTCGCCGACATCCTCCGCGCCGACGGCCCCCTCGGCCTCTACCGGGGCCTCTCCGCCGTCATCCTCggctccgccacctcctccgccaTCTACTTCGGCACCTGCGAGCTCGCCAAGTCGCTGCTGCGCCCGCACCTCCCCCCGTTCCTCGTGCCCCCGCTCGCCGGCGCCAGCGGCAACATCTCCTCCTCGGCCATCATGGTGCCCAAGGAGCTCATCACGCAGCGCCTCCAGTCGGGCGCCGCCATGGGCCGCTCCTGGCAGGTGCTGCTCCAGATCCTCCAGGCCGACGGCTTCTTCGGCCTCTACGCGGGGTACGCAGCCACCCTGCTCCGGAACCTCCCCGCCGGCGTGCTCAGCTACTCCTCCTTCGAGTACCTCAAGGCCTTCGCCCTCAGCAAGAGCAACGCCGCCAACCTGACGCCGGGGGAGAGCGTGCTGTGCGGCGCGCTCGCCGGCGCGATATCCGCGGGGCTCACCACCCCGCTCGACGTCGTCAAGACCCGGCTGATGACCAGGGTGGGCGCCGCCCAGGGGAGCCGCACGGTGGTGGGCACCATGCAGGAGGTCATCGCCGAGGAAGGCCTGATGGGTCTGTCCCGGGGGATCGGACCGAGGGTCCTGCACAGCGCCTGCTTCGCTGCGATTGGCTACTGCGCCTTCGAGACGGCCAGGCTCATGATCCTCAAGTCATACCTTGAATCGTGCGAGAGGAAGGCCGCTGCCGAGACCAAGACCGGAGTTGCCGCTGCCTGA